One Bombus pascuorum chromosome 4, iyBomPasc1.1, whole genome shotgun sequence DNA segment encodes these proteins:
- the LOC132906440 gene encoding mediator of RNA polymerase II transcription subunit 13 isoform X4 — translation MTHPSHQTNGASLEDCHTNFFALTDLCGIKWKKLVWGEVAGDFGGTPLEDPVLSSFSRCLAGDILCVWRRVAATPATSGPATASATGAGIFDLGIAPSPAPPPLSLTAAKELWIFWYGEEPDLSGLVSPELIACESEQGSWESGLSYECRSLLFKALHNLIERCLLSRDFVRLGKWFVQPYDGFEKHRCSSTIYSSHLSFSFAFFVHGESTVCASVDVRQHPAVRHLTRTCLQRTQTSQSGVKVILAPYGLAGTLTGPVGRTDSQLLEEWKHFYPINGSNVEAGLPSLVEVLVGGVRMRYPSCYVLVTDMDDTPSDTALSPPNSPASYEHPLLSQQDIRAATELPERVWAECTLSSPISASKTESSTEPGTWTFVDPTQKSSCTCSKSVLNRTEAPSTPPGGPPSYSRGPPTGGDCLPVPSVGSPGSPAPSPLPTPHSEPASVPPAEPTMPTLSPQPPPSHTNTAPPLTPSQGPKSISSACNNQVHSPAPGPTLKRPVLASRECEDIYLENEQSLPWLYDYSTQEAWLNHPVKRFKESNTSPVNVRSNTLYPPMNSQVPQSQTPKLEIKQEPNVNVGDCIGRRTDPYEFDATGEENGTSVDGLRRPRDDPTKPGSLFTSEGLQASYKDLDQIFDNSDPDTSSDETNLNQLQVQTPPESNRSGGLHEETRVDANNRHNNRGVGVLRPEELSKMFPTPPSLEHNPVASPCQLNDPLMDQTELSVPQRPLRHLPDIYPNMGSPQEEPIDDWSYVFKPTPICKMVGSSKYAPLTNLPSQSLPSVTLPSHCVYRSSWQCNSTSNNSDKPLPPTRPGSVQQQQQQPCPPSPAPLGAPYRSATISGRPPPPPYDQPSPATSTTSSYLNKNLNSIEADTPGPTRAPESNSLIVNILLGDTVLNIFRDHNFDSCSLCVCNAGPKVVGNIKGADAGVYLTHSWSGGALFQDDDQIRCSCGFSAVVNRRLAHQAGLFYEDEMEITGIAEDPAEKKKASLIAVACGGGKPSEGLDVIPPNVLELLREQCLIIQSSASSLYRASRIYSSMKSYPMLTPTVNMLEFNDGNEVSLAALDQGKINGTHNERTNRVIGVHRWVFLRAKGPQCSGDIVRMMRALQPLLQDAVQKKCTTRMWEAPYTVAGPLTWRQFHRLAGRGTDDRCEPQPIPALVVGYDRDWLSLSPYALSYWEKLLLEPYAGPRDVAYVVVAPDNDCVINKVKSFFRELSTTYEICRLGRHTPISKSLRDGILRVGKASMQKQVKQPIDDWFKLLGENQLGELLRLYAQVCNHRLAPYLTQVIQDRSLLDPGDLQPTNKQQQPQTTIPVTDTMPVTPDVMTNKSESVEGENPRSETPSSNTTANTNSNTGNTTPTSQTAAIHTNTTSGPDEEEIEPPAIVVYLVEPFSLGGPEDADRRRLAILALLRAYSTAVNSMPENLRSNINVQIISLESIMELGRARERRKIQDEMRALALNVFLQGRRLLNHNSTVKSLTGFGTAAAADIFLKSKDSYSNTLATIHQERNRASYRLYSPAYVLAPLRAKSEAPESFGIAGPEECAVLYLSYCLSEDQSWLLAVATDDRGEIFETATINIDIPNRKRRKRASARRIGLQKLMDFILGVMSQGVQPWRLVVGRVGRIGHGELKGWSWLLSRKALLKASKHLKEICGQCSLLYPSAAPCVLSACLVSLEPDSTLRLMADQFTPDERFSQASVNCQLSTPQDVTCTHILVFPTSATTQSSQTAFQEQHINGPELGDDELFSALNDDMPEGMEGMGDFNDIFNVWPEAGAGGGQSPGGSPHRPEGSPLGGDGGGSGLGNHDGPGSPFPCSNTPRVAVAEQAEEVGTLLQQPLALGYLVSTAPTGRMPPWFWSACPHLEGVCPVFLKNALHLHSPAIQQNSDDLLQQQSALTAHPLDSQYTTDVLRYVLEGYNALSWLAVDANTKDRLSCLPVHVQALMQLYHAAAALV, via the exons aCGGATCTCTGCGGCATCAAATGGAAGAAGCTCGTGTGGGGCGAAGTAGCCGGCGATTTCGGTGGCACCCCCCTCGAGGACCCGGTGTTATCGAGCTTCTCGCGGTGCCTCGCGGGTGACATTCTCTGCGTGTGGCGACGAGTCGCCGCTACACCAGCTACCTCCGGCCCAGCAACCGCCTCGGCAACTGGAGCTGGAATCTTCGACCTAGGCATTGCACCCTCGCCCGCACCACCACCCCTTTCCCTTACTGCCGCTAAGGAACTCTGGATTTTCTGGTATGGCGAGGAACCTGATCTCTCCGGTCTTGTGTCACCGGAACTCATCGCGTGTG AAAGTGAACAGGGTTCTTGGGAAAGTGGATTATCGTATGAGTGCAGGTCACTTCTTTTCAAGGCTCTGCATAACTTAATCGAACGGTGCTTACTATCTCGTGATTTTGTTCGCCTTGGAAAGTGGTTCGTACAACCTTATGATGGATTCGAGAAACACCGTTGCAGTAG tacCATTTACAGTAGCCACCTGTCATTCTCCTTTGCATTTTTTGTGCATGGAGAAAGCACTGTATGTGCAAGTGTGGATGTCAGGCAGCATCCTGCTGTGAGACATCTTACAAGAACTTGTTTACAACGCACCCAAACTTCCCAGTCTGGTGTCAAAG TGATACTAGCTCCTTATGGACTGGCAGGTACATTAACTGGCCCAGTGGGACGTACAGATAGTCAACTCCTTGAAGAATGGAAACACTTTTATCCAATTAATGGCAGTAATGTAGAAGCAGGACTTCCATCTCTAGTAGAAGTGCTTGTTGGTGGTGTTCGCATGCGTTATCCCTCATGTTATGTCCTGGTCACAGATATGGATGATACTCCATCTGATACTGCTCTTTCTCCACCAAATAGTCCTGCTAGTTACGAACATCCTCTCTTGAGTCAGCAGGATATACGAGCGGCTACCGAATTACCAGAACGTGTATGGGCAGAATGTACTTTAAGTTCACCAATTTCTGCTTCCAAGACAGAATCTTCCACAGAACCTGGAACCTGGACCTTCGTTGATCCAACACAAAAGTCTTCCTGTACCTGTTCAAA GTCTGTATTGAACAGAACAGAAGCGCCGAGTACACCACCAGGCGGACCTCCTTCCTATTCAAGGGGACCACCAACAGGAGGAGATTGTCTACCAGTTCCATCTGTTGGCTCACCAGGATCTCCAGCACCTTCACCTCTTCCAACTCCACATTCCGAGCCAGCATCAGTTCCACCAGCAGAGCCTACAATGCCTACTCTTAGTCCTCAACCACCACCCAGTCATACAAACACTGCCCCACCACTAACCCCTTCTCAAGGCCCAAAATCAATTTCCTCTGCATGCAATAATCAAGTGCATAGTCCAGCCCCTGGACCAACATTAAAACGACCAGTCTTAGCCTCTAGAGAATGTGAGGATATATATCTAGAAAATGAACAGTCATTACCTTGGCTCTATGATTATTCAACGCAAGAAGCATGGCTCAATCATCCTGTAAAGCGTTTTAAGGAATCTAATACCAGTCCAGTCAATGTGAGGAGCAATACATTATATCCACCAATGAATTCTCAGGTTCCTCAATCTCAAACACCCAAATTAGAGATTAAGCAAGAACCAAATGTCAATGTT GGAGATTGCATTGGAAGAAGAACAGATCCATATGAGTTTGATGCAACAGGTGAAGAAAATGGCACAAGTGTTGATGGACTTAGACGACCAAGAGATGATCCTACTAAACCAGGATCGTTATTTACTAGTGAAGGTCTTCAAGCATCCTATAAAGATTTAGACCAAATCTTTGATAATTCCGATCCTGACACTTCTAGTGATGAAACC aatttaaacCAGCTTCAAGTACAAACTCCCCCAGAGTCGAATAGATCTGGTGGACTACATGAAGAAACCAGAGTAGATGCCAATAACAGACATAATAACCGGGGAGTTGGCGTGTTACGACCAGAAGAACTTTCCAAAATGTTTCCGACGCCACCATCCTTAGAGCATAATCCCGTTGCTTCGCCTTGTCAGTTAAATGACCCTTTAATGGACCAGACAGAACTTTCTGTACCTCAACGACCACTTAGGCATCTCCCCGACATTTATCCGAACATGGGATCTCCTCAAGAAGAGCCAATCGATGATTGGTCCTACGTGTTCAAACCTACACCTATCTGTAAGATGGTTGGTTCTTCCAAATATGCTCCACTCACAAATCTACCCAGTCAATCTCTACCATCTGTTACACTGCCATCGCACTGCGTATATAGATCTTCTTGGCAGTGCAACTCTACTTCCAACAATTCAGATAAACCACTTCCACCAACTAGACCTGGTTCAgttcaacaacaacaacaacaaccaTGCCCTCCGAGTCCAGCACCATTGGGAGCACCATATCGCTCGGCAACTATATCCGGAAGACCACCGCCGCCGCCATATGATCAACCAAGTCCAGCTACATCTACCACCTCTTCTTATCTGAACAAAAATCTGAATAGCATCGAAGCAGACACACCAGGCCCTACTCGTGCGCCAGAATCGAACTCTCTCATAGTGAATATCCTCTTAGGTGACACTGTGCTTAATATCTTCCGTGATCACAATTTTGACAGTTGCAGTCTCTGCGTGTGCAATGCAGGTCCAAAAGTTGTTGGTAATATTAAAGGTGCAGATGCTGGTGTGTATCTTACACACTCATGGTCAGGCGGAGCACTATTTCAAGATGATGATCAGATTAGGTGCAGTTGTGGCTTTAGTGCGGTTGTAAATCGACGGTTAGCTCATCAAGCTGGCTTGTTCTACGAAGATGAGATGGAAATTACTGGTATTGCAGAGGATCCagcagagaagaaaaaagcgtCTCTAATCGCTGTAGCCTGTGGAGGGGGCAAACCGTCGGAAGGTTTAGACGTGATACCACCTAATGTGTTAGAATTGCTCAGAGAACAGTGCCTGATCATACAGAGCTCCGCAAGCAGTCTTTACAGAGCATCCAGAATCTATTCCTCAATGAAGAGCTACCCGATGCTTACGCCTACTGTGAATATGTTAGAATTCAATGATGGTAACGAAGTGTCGCTAGCAGCTCTCGATCAGGGTAAAATTAATGGTACACACAATGAAAGAACTAATCGTGTAATTGGAGTGCATCGATGGGTGTTCCTTAGAGCAAAAGGACCTCAGTGCAGTGGTGATATCGTGAGAATGATGAGAGCTCTACAACCACTGTTACAAGATGCTGTGCAGAAAAAATGTACAACTCGTATGTGGGAAGCACCATATACCGTTGCAGGTCCCTTGACTTGGAGACAATTCCATCGTTTAGCTGGTCGCGGAACCGATGATCGCTGTGAACCTCAACCAATACCTGCATTGGTTGTTGGATATGACCGAGATTGGTTGTCTTTATCACCTTATGCTTTAAGTTACTGGGAGAAACTACTCTTGGAGCCATATGCTGGACCAAGAGACGTCGCCTATGTAGTGGTAGCACCAGACAATGATTgtgttattaataaagtaaaatcatTCTTCCGCGAACTATCAACTACGTATGAA ATTTGTCGGCTAGGAAGGCATACACCTATTTCAAAATCGTTACGCGATGGTATTCTTCGCGTTGGAAAAGCATCAATGCAAAAACAAGTCAAACAACCAATAGACGATTGGTTTAAACTTCTAGGAGAGAATCAATTAGGAGAACTATTGCGATTGTATGCGCAAGTCTGTAATCATCGATTAGCTCCATATTTAACACAGGTTATTCAAGATCGAAGTTTGTTAGATCCTGGAGACTTGCAACCGACTAACAAACAACAACAGCCGCAAACAACTATTCCTGTTACTGATACAATGCCAGTCACACCTGATGTAATGACAAATAAATCAGAATCCGTTG AAGGAGAAAATCCTAGAAGTGAAACACCATCGTCAAACACAACAGCAAATACTAATTCTAATACCGGTAACACAACACCAACTTCACAAACTGCCGCGATACACACTAATACAACATCGGGTCCAGATGAAGAGGAAATCGAGCCTCCAGCTATAGTCGTTTACTTAGTAGAACCTTTCTCATTGGGGGGTCCCGAAGATGCTGACCGACGAAGACTTGCTATTTTAGCTTTGTTACGTGCATATTCGACAGCAGTTAATAGCATGCCTGAAAATCTTAGATCCAATATCAATGTTCAG ATAATATCTTTGGAAAGTATAATGGAGTTAGGACGAGCTAGGGAAAGGCGCAAAATACAGGACGAAATGAGAGCTTTAGCGTTAAACGTGTTTCTACAGGGCCGCCGGTTATTAAATCATAACTCCACAGTAAAAAGTCTTACTGGTTTTGGTACCGCTGCCGCAGCAGACATTTTCCTTAAGAGTAAAGAT TCTTATAGTAATACTCTTGCAACTATACATCAGGAACGAAATAGAGCCTCGTACCGGTTGTACTCACCCGCCTACGTCTTGGCTCCACTACGGGCGAAAAGCGAAGCACCAGAGTCTTTCGGCATCGCTGGACCAGAAGAGTGTGCAGTTTTGTATCTCAGCTATTGTCTTAGCGAAGATCAATCATGGCTGCTTGCGGTTGCAACTGATGATAGaggagaaatatttgaaacagcTACTATCAACATCGATATAccaaatagaaaaagaagaaaacgcgCTTCAGCCAGACGAATTGGATTACAAAAATTGATGGATTTCATACTTGGTGTAATGTCTCAAGGT GTACAACCTTGGAGGTTAGTAGTAGGTCGTGTAGGACGCATTGGACATGGTGAGCTGAAAGGTTGGAGCTGGTTACTATCCAGAAAAGCGCTTCTCAAAGCCTCTAAACACCTTAAAGAAATATGTGGCCAGTGCAGTCTTTTATATCCGTCAGCAGCACCTTGTGTGCTTAGCGCCTGTCTAGTCTCCCTTGAACCAGATTCAACTCTCAGGCTTATGGCTGATCAATTCACACCTGATGAAAGGTTTAGTCAGGCGTCAGTAAACTGCCAATTATCTACACCACAAGATGTTACATGCACTCATATTCTCGTTTTTCCTACATCTGCTACCACACAG TCATCACAGACTGCATTTCAAGAGCAGCATATTAATGGACCAGAATTAGGAGATGATGAGCTATTTTCTGCACTAAACGATGATATGCCAGAAGGTATGGAAGGCATGGGAGACTTTAATGACATCTTCAATGTATGGCCAGAGGCTGGTGCTGGTGGAGGTCAAAGCCCTGGTGGTAGCCCACATCGTCCTGAAGGATCCCCACTGGGTGGAGATGGTGGAGGTTCAGGATTAGGCAATCATGATGGCCCTGGTAGTCCGTTTCCATGTAGTAACACACCAAGA GTAGCAGTTGCTGAACAAGCAGAAGAAGTTGGAACTTTATTGCAGCAGCCACTTGCTCTTGGTTACTTAGTGTCTACTGCACCAACTGGACGAATGCCTCCATGGTTTTGGTCAGCCTGTCCCCATTTAGAGGGTGTTTGCCCGGTGTTCTTGAAAAATGCCTTACATTTGCATAGTCCAGCAATACAGCAGAATAGTGATGACCTATTGCAACAACAAAGTGCACTCACTGCTCATCCGTTAGATTCACAGTATACCACCGATGTGCTCAG atATGTGCTGGAGGGATACAATGCACTATCGTGGCTCGCAGTGGATGCGAACACGAAGGATCGTTTATCCTGTTTACCAGTGCACGTACAAGCGCTCATGCAACTCTACCATGCAGCGGCAGCTCTCGTCTGA